The Streptomyces sp. NBC_00659 genomic interval AAGAGCATCCGGGAGTGGTCGACGCCGCACAGCTCGGCGCACTTGCCCAGGAAGGTGCCCTCACGGTTGGGGGTCACCTGGAAGGCGTTGGTGTGCCCCGGGATGACGTCCTGCTTCATGAGGAACGGCACCACCCAGAAGGAGTGGATGACGTCGCGCGAAGTGAGGACGAAACGGACCGTCTTGCCCTTGGGGAGCCAGAGGGTCGGACCGGGGTTGCCCGTCTGCGGGTTCCGCGTGGCGGGGGTGCCGACGTCGTACACACCACCGGCGTTCGCCGGGAAGTCGTCCTTGAACCGGTCCGGAATGGCGGCCAGGTTCGGGTCGGTCTTGGCGTTCCCGGAGGAACCGGGGACGTCCTCGATGTAGTTGAAGCCCCAGCTCCACTGGAAGCCGACCACGTTGACCGTGACGTCGGGCTCCGGCTTGAGGCTGAGGAGCTTCGTCTCGTCGCGTGCCGTGAAGTAGAACAGCACGGAGACGATGATGAGCGGGACCACCGTGTACAGCGCCTCGATGGGCATGTTGTACCGGGTCTGCGGAGGAACTTCGACCTTGGTCCGGCTGCGCCGGTGGAAGATGACGCTCCACAGGATCAGGCCCCAGACCAGCACGCCCGTGGCGAGCGCGGCCGCCCACGAGCCCTGCCAGAGGGAGAGGATCCGCGGAGCCTCCTCCGTGACCGGGGTGGGCATACCAAGGCGGGGGAAGTCTTCCCAGTTGTACGAGCAACCAGTGGCTGTCGCCAGGACCAGGCCCGCAGTCATTGCCTGCAGCAGCTTCCGCCGCATCGGGCGCCGCGGCGAGCGGTCGGAGCCGTTGGGACTCACGTAGCGCCTTCCCGAGAGTCTCGCCCGCGCTGTTGGCTGCGGCCTTCTCGCTGGTCGGTCGCCGCCCTGCGTCGGGCAGGGGTTTGGATGTTTATGCGGACCAAACCCTACTGGACGCTATTTGGGGTCGCGCGGGGAGGGTGCCCAACGCGCCGCCCTACTCCCCGAAGGAGTGCTGTTTCGCCTGCAAGGCCACGTCAGGACACCTGGAATGCCCCGGTCCGGATGACTTCTGACGCCCCCTTGGAAGGCCCTGCGGCGGGCGAACGTCGCCTGTCGCGGCACTAGCGTGGGGGGCGTGTCCTACTTCGACGCCGCGTCCGCGGCCCCGCTGCACCCCGTCGCCCGGCAGGCCCTTCAGGCCTCGTTCGACGAGGGGTGGGCCGATCCCGCCCGCCTCTACCGTGAGGGCAGGAGGGCCCGGCTGCTCCTCGACGCGGCGCGCGAGGCGGCGGCCGAGGCGGTGGGCTGCCGTCCCGACGAACTGGCCTTCACCACCTCCGGCACCCGCGCCGTGCACTCGGGGATCGAGGGTGCCCTGGCGGGCCGGCGGCGCGTCGGAAACCACCTGATCGTGTCAGCCGTCGAACACTCGTCGGTCCTCCATTCGGCGGACGCCCACGAGGCGTCGGGCGGTGCGGTGACCCGCGTTCAGGTCGAGCGCACCGGAAGGGTGTCCCCTTCTTCCTATGCCGAGGCCCTGGGTCCGGGCACCGCGCTGGCCTGCCTCCAGTCCGCCAACCACGAGGTGGGCACGGAGCAACCGGTGGCGGAGGTGGCACAGATGTGCCGGGAGGCGGGGGTGCCCCTGCTGGTGGACGCGGCACAGTCGCTGGGCTGGGGGCGGGTGGAGGGCGACTGGTCCCTGTTGGCCGCAAGTGCCCATAAATGGGGCGGCCCCTCGGGTGTCGGACTCCTCGTCGTACGCAAGGGCACGCGGTTCGCGCCCCAAGGGCCCGCGGACGAGCGGGAGTCGGGGCGGGCGGCCGGCTTCGAGAACATCCCGGCGATCGTCGCCGCGGCGGCCTCGCTGCGTGCCGTCCACGCGGAGGCGGCGGCGGAGGCGGTACGGCTGCGGGAACTGACGGGGCGGATCCGGGCGCGGGTGCCCGTGCTGGTGCCGGACGTCGAGGTGGTCGGCGACGCGGTCCGCCGGCTCCCGGGGATCGTCACCTTCTCCTGTCTCTATGTCGACGGAGAGACTCTGCTGCACGAACTGGACCGCGCGGGCTTCTCGGTCTCCTCGGGCTCGTCCTGCACGAGCAGCACCCTGACCCCCAGCCATGTCCTGAAGGCCATGGGTGTCCTGAGCGAGGGCAATGTGCGGGTGTCGCTGCCGCCCGGCGCCGACGAGGAGGACGTCGACCGCTTCCTGTCGGTGCTCCCGGGCGTGGTCTCGGGGGTCCGCGAGAAGCTGGGGGCGCCGGCCGCGGTGTCGAAGGTCCCCGCGTCCGTCGACGCGCTGGTGGTCGACGCACTGGGCAGGCGCTGCCCGATCCCCGTCATCGAGCTGGCCAAGGTCATCGGGGACGTGCCGGTCGGCGGCACGGTCCGGGTCCTGTCCGACGACGAGGCGGCCCGCCTCGACATCCCCGCGTGGTGCGAGATGCGAGGCCAGGAGTATGTGGGGGAGGAGCCGGCGGATCACGGCTCGGCCTACGTCGTCCGCCGGCTGTCGTAGAACAGTCCCGCGCCCCGGGCCGGACCGGCCTCCTCGTCGGAACGCGGGCCGGGCCCGGTCCACGGGTCTAGGACAGGTGCGCCTGGACCTCGGTGGCGGCGTCGTCGCCGTACGCCTTGGTGAAGCGGTCCATGAAGTGGGCCCGGCTCAGCTGGTACTCCTGGGTGCCGACCGTCTCGATGACCAGGGTGGCGAGCATGCAGCCGACCTGGGCGGCGCGCTCCAGGCCGACGCCCCAGGCGAGACCGGAGAGGAAGCCGGCGCGGAACGCGTCACCGACGCCCGTCGGGTCCGCCTTGAGCTCCTCCTCGGGGCAGCCGACCTCGATCGGGTCGTGGCCGACGCGCTCGATGCGGACACCGCGCGAGCCGAGGGTGGTCACCCGGTGGCCGACCTTGGAGAGGATCTCCTCGTCGCTCCAGCCCGTCTTGGACTCGATGAGCCCCTTCTCGTACTCGTTCGAGAAGAGGAACGTCGCCCCGTCCAGCAGGACCCGGATCTCGTCGCCGTTCATGCGCGCGATCTGCTGCGAGAAGTCGGCGGCGAACGGGATCGCGCGCGAGCGGCACTCCTCGGTGTGGCGGAGCATCCCCTCGGGGTCGTCCGCTCCGATCAGGACGAGGTCGAGTCCGCCGACGCGGTCCGCGACGGCCTTGAGCTCGATGAGGCGGGCCTCGCTCATCGCGCCCGTGTAGAAGGAGCCGATCTGGTTGTGGTCGGCGTCCGTGGTGCACACGAAGCGCGCGGTGTGGAGCACCTCGGAGATCCGGACGGAGTGGGTGTCGACGCCGTGCCGGTCCAGCCAGGCGCGGTACTCGTCGAAGTCGGAGCCGGCCGCTCCGACCAGGATCGGACGGGTACCGAGCTGGCCCATGCCGAACGCGATGTTCGCGCCGACGCCGCCGCGGCGGACATCGAGGTTGTCGACCAGGAAGGAGAGGGAGACCGTGTGCAGCTGGTCGGCGACCAGCTGGTCGGCGAAACGGCCGGGAAAGGTCATGAGGTGGTCGGTGGCGATGGAGCCGGTGACTGCGATACGCACGGCTAGGACACGCTCCTGCGAGGGGAGGGGATTGACACTTAACGCTACCGGGTCCGCACACGGCCCTGAAGGGCCAAAACTACCCGATAGTAGATCTTTCTTCGTGACGGCAACGGTGCATACGGTTCCGGTATGACGAACCTCAAGCTCCATGGGACCGCTCCGCTCGGCCCGGTCGGCGACCTGGAAGGCGGTCTGGCCTCGCTGCGCGGCGACTGCGCCCGGATGGCCGGTCACTGGTCGGCCCCCGCACCTGTCCCTCCGCTCCATGTCTCCCCCTCCCTCATCCACGGGGTGACCGTTCCGCCCGCCTCGGCACGGCTGCTGGACGCGATGTCCGACTACGGCGACTGACCGGCGGCGTCCGGGCGGCGCCGCCGGACGGGTGAGAGTCCGGCGGCGCCGACCGGGTGAAGAAGGGGTGCGCTCGCAGGGAACCGTGCGCTCCCCCGCTGCGTCCCATCGCTGTCCCCCGTAAAAGGGATGCGCCGTACGACCCTGGAGTGCCCGTCATCGACAGGGCCGGGTCGTGGGACAGCAGTGGAGCCGAAGGAGCGATGCGGTGAGCACCGAGCGACCCGACAACGACGCGACCGATCCCGTCAGGGGTCACGCCGAGGGTCCCGTCGAGGGCGCGGCCGAGGACGCCGTCGCGGGTCCTCCGGAGGGCGCCGTCACGGATCCCGCCGAGGACGCCGCCGCGGATCCCGCCGAGCAGCGGGCCGAGAATGCCGCCGAGAGCCACACCGAGGGGCACACCGAGGACCAGGCCGAGGGTTCGGCCGAAGACCGGGCCGAGGACCTTGCCGAGAGTTTCGCCGAGAGCCAGGCCGAGGGTTCCGCCGAGAACGCGGCCGAGGACGCAGCCGAGGGTCCCGCCGAGGACGCGGCCGACGGGACGGTGGATAGCGCCGCCGCATCGGCCGGCCCCGGCACACCCGGCACCGTCGCGGGTTCCGGCCAGGAGACCGACGAAGGTTCCGGCGAGGGTTCCGCCGAATCCCCCGCGGGTGCCGTTGCGAGTGCCGACACGGGTGCCGACGTGGGCGCCTCGCGGAGCGACGCCGACGACGACGGCGGCACTGATGGCGAGGACTCCCGCGCCGAGCACCCCGACGTGTCCGTCGCGGGTCCCGTCCCGGGTCCCTTCGCGGACGACGAGGTCGGCAGGGCTCGCCGGCGCCACACCCCGATGGCCATCGCCTCGGTCGTAGCCGCCGTGCTGCTCGTCGGGGGCGGCGGCGCGTACGTCGCGGCGACGGCGTCCGGCGGCAGCAGTTCCAGTACCCCCGCCGCCGACGGCACTCCCCCGCGCCTGGCCCTCGACGGCTACGCCGCGGCGACCACCGGCAACGGGTCCACGGGCGGTACCGCCGGCATCGCGCCCGGCGAGCCCAACCCCTACGGCACGACCTACCGCGCGAGCGGCACACTCCCCGCGGGACCCGGCTCGGCGCACGTACGGTGGGCCGAGGGCACGGTGACCCGGGCCGAGGTGGCCCGGCTCGCGAAGGCCCTGGGGCTGGCGGGCACACCCCGGCTCGCCGGGGACGCCTGGACGGTCGGCACGGCCGCGGACGGCACCGAACCCAATCTGCGGGTGACCGCGGACGCACCGGGGACCTGGACCTTCAGCTCCTCCCTTCCGGGAGGCGACAACTGCGCCAAGGTCACGGTGTGCGCGGCCGTGGGCTCCGGCTCCACGTCCGATTCCGCTTCCGCGCCG includes:
- the ctaC gene encoding aa3-type cytochrome oxidase subunit II yields the protein MSPNGSDRSPRRPMRRKLLQAMTAGLVLATATGCSYNWEDFPRLGMPTPVTEEAPRILSLWQGSWAAALATGVLVWGLILWSVIFHRRSRTKVEVPPQTRYNMPIEALYTVVPLIIVSVLFYFTARDETKLLSLKPEPDVTVNVVGFQWSWGFNYIEDVPGSSGNAKTDPNLAAIPDRFKDDFPANAGGVYDVGTPATRNPQTGNPGPTLWLPKGKTVRFVLTSRDVIHSFWVVPFLMKQDVIPGHTNAFQVTPNREGTFLGKCAELCGVDHSRMLFNVKVVSPERYEAHLKELVTKGQTGYVPAGIEQTGHEKNRETNNL
- a CDS encoding cysteine desulfurase/sulfurtransferase TusA family protein, which translates into the protein MSYFDAASAAPLHPVARQALQASFDEGWADPARLYREGRRARLLLDAAREAAAEAVGCRPDELAFTTSGTRAVHSGIEGALAGRRRVGNHLIVSAVEHSSVLHSADAHEASGGAVTRVQVERTGRVSPSSYAEALGPGTALACLQSANHEVGTEQPVAEVAQMCREAGVPLLVDAAQSLGWGRVEGDWSLLAASAHKWGGPSGVGLLVVRKGTRFAPQGPADERESGRAAGFENIPAIVAAAASLRAVHAEAAAEAVRLRELTGRIRARVPVLVPDVEVVGDAVRRLPGIVTFSCLYVDGETLLHELDRAGFSVSSGSSCTSSTLTPSHVLKAMGVLSEGNVRVSLPPGADEEDVDRFLSVLPGVVSGVREKLGAPAAVSKVPASVDALVVDALGRRCPIPVIELAKVIGDVPVGGTVRVLSDDEAARLDIPAWCEMRGQEYVGEEPADHGSAYVVRRLS
- a CDS encoding carbohydrate kinase family protein, whose product is MRIAVTGSIATDHLMTFPGRFADQLVADQLHTVSLSFLVDNLDVRRGGVGANIAFGMGQLGTRPILVGAAGSDFDEYRAWLDRHGVDTHSVRISEVLHTARFVCTTDADHNQIGSFYTGAMSEARLIELKAVADRVGGLDLVLIGADDPEGMLRHTEECRSRAIPFAADFSQQIARMNGDEIRVLLDGATFLFSNEYEKGLIESKTGWSDEEILSKVGHRVTTLGSRGVRIERVGHDPIEVGCPEEELKADPTGVGDAFRAGFLSGLAWGVGLERAAQVGCMLATLVIETVGTQEYQLSRAHFMDRFTKAYGDDAATEVQAHLS